One Citrobacter amalonaticus genomic window carries:
- the pstS gene encoding phosphate ABC transporter substrate-binding protein PstS, with the protein MKVMRTTVATVVAATLSMSAFSALAAASLTGAGATFPAPVYAKWADTYQKETGSKVNYQGIGSSGGVKQITANTVDFGASDAPLSDEKLNQEGLFQFPTVIGGVVLAVNIPGLKSGELVLDGKTLGDIYLGKIKKWDDEAITKLNPGVKLPSQNIAVVRRADGSGTSFVFTSYLAKVNEEWKTKVGAGSTVNWPTGLGGKGNDGIAAFVQRLPGSIGYVEYAYAKQNNLAYTKLISADGKPVSPTEENFANAAKGADWSKSFAQDLTNQKGDDAWPITSTTFILVHKEQKKPEQGAEVLKFFDWAYKNGGKQANDLDYASLPDSVVEQIRAAWKTNVKDSSGKALY; encoded by the coding sequence ATGAAAGTTATGCGTACCACTGTCGCAACTGTTGTCGCCGCGACCTTATCTATGAGCGCTTTCTCTGCATTAGCAGCAGCAAGTCTGACAGGTGCAGGTGCAACTTTTCCTGCGCCGGTGTATGCCAAATGGGCTGATACTTATCAGAAAGAGACCGGTAGTAAAGTTAACTACCAGGGTATCGGCTCCTCCGGTGGTGTTAAACAAATTACAGCGAATACCGTTGATTTCGGTGCCTCTGATGCGCCGCTGTCTGACGAAAAACTGAATCAGGAAGGTTTGTTCCAGTTCCCGACCGTGATTGGCGGCGTGGTACTGGCGGTGAACATCCCAGGTCTGAAGTCTGGCGAACTGGTGCTGGATGGTAAAACGCTGGGTGACATCTACCTGGGTAAAATCAAGAAGTGGGATGATGAAGCCATCACCAAACTGAACCCAGGCGTGAAACTGCCTTCTCAGAATATCGCCGTTGTGCGTCGTGCTGATGGTTCTGGTACCTCCTTCGTCTTCACCAGCTATCTGGCGAAAGTGAACGAAGAGTGGAAAACCAAAGTGGGCGCTGGCTCTACCGTTAACTGGCCAACCGGTCTGGGCGGTAAAGGTAACGACGGTATCGCCGCATTCGTACAGCGTCTGCCGGGTTCCATCGGCTACGTTGAATATGCTTACGCTAAGCAGAACAACCTGGCCTACACCAAGCTGATTTCTGCTGACGGTAAACCGGTTAGTCCGACTGAAGAGAACTTCGCTAACGCCGCGAAAGGCGCTGACTGGAGTAAATCCTTCGCCCAGGATCTGACGAACCAGAAAGGTGATGATGCGTGGCCGATTACCTCCACCACCTTCATCCTGGTTCACAAAGAGCAGAAGAAACCTGAGCAGGGGGCTGAAGTGCTGAAATTCTTCGACTGGGCATACAAAAATGGCGGCAAACAGGCTAATGACCTGGATTACGCCAGTCTGCCGGACAGCGTGGTTGAGCAGATCCGTGCGGCATGGAAGACCAATGTGAAAGACAGCAGCGGTAAAGCGCTGTACTAA
- the pstC gene encoding phosphate ABC transporter permease PstC — protein MAATKPAFNPPGKKGDKIFSALVKLAALIVLLMLGGIIVSLIISSWPSIEKFGFSFLWTKDWDAPNDIYGALVPIYGTLVTSFIALLIAVPVSFGIALFLTELAPGWLRRPLGIAIELLAAIPSIVYGMWGLFIFAPLFATYFQEPVGNVLSNIPFVGALFSGPAFGIGILAAGVILAIMIIPYIAAVMRDVFEQTPVMMKESAYGIGCTTWEVIWRIVLPFTKNGVIGGIMLGLGRALGETMAVTFIIGNTYQLDSASLYMPGNSITSALANEFAEAESGLHVAALMELGLILFVITFIVLAASKFMILRLAKNEGAR, from the coding sequence ATGGCTGCAACCAAGCCTGCTTTTAACCCACCGGGTAAAAAGGGTGACAAAATCTTCAGCGCGCTGGTAAAACTGGCTGCGCTGATTGTGCTATTGATGTTGGGTGGCATTATTGTCTCTCTGATCATCTCCTCCTGGCCCAGCATTGAGAAATTTGGTTTCTCCTTCCTGTGGACCAAAGACTGGGACGCGCCAAACGACATCTACGGAGCGCTGGTACCGATCTACGGTACGCTGGTCACCTCTTTTATCGCACTGCTGATCGCCGTTCCGGTGAGCTTCGGCATTGCCCTGTTTCTGACCGAACTCGCGCCTGGCTGGCTGCGTCGCCCGCTGGGGATCGCGATTGAACTGCTGGCGGCTATCCCGAGTATCGTCTACGGCATGTGGGGCCTGTTTATCTTTGCCCCGCTGTTTGCCACTTATTTCCAGGAACCGGTCGGGAATGTCCTTTCCAACATTCCGTTTGTTGGCGCACTGTTCTCCGGCCCGGCGTTTGGTATCGGTATTCTGGCGGCAGGCGTGATCCTCGCCATCATGATCATCCCTTACATTGCAGCCGTAATGCGTGATGTATTTGAACAGACGCCGGTGATGATGAAAGAGTCTGCCTACGGTATCGGCTGCACCACCTGGGAAGTGATCTGGCGCATCGTGTTGCCGTTCACCAAAAATGGGGTGATTGGCGGCATCATGCTGGGTCTGGGACGTGCACTGGGTGAAACGATGGCGGTGACCTTCATCATCGGCAACACCTACCAGCTCGACAGCGCATCGCTGTATATGCCGGGTAACAGCATCACCTCGGCGCTGGCGAATGAATTTGCAGAAGCGGAATCTGGCCTGCATGTTGCCGCGTTGATGGAGCTGGGTCTGATTCTGTTTGTGATTACCTTCATCGTGCTGGCAGCGTCTAAGTTTATGATTTTGCGCCTTGCGAAGAACGAGGGGGCACGCTAA
- the pstA gene encoding phosphate ABC transporter permease PstA produces the protein MATLEMQTSAELAESRRKMQAKRRMKNRIALTLSMATMAFGLFWLVWILMSTITRGIDGMSLALFTEMTPPPNTAGGGLANALAGSGLLILWATVFGTPLGIMAGIYLAEYGRKSWLAEVIRFINDILLSAPSIVVGLFVYTIVVAQMEHFSGWAGVIALALLQVPIVIRTTENMLKLVPDSLREAAYALGTPKWKMISAITLKASVSGIMTGILLAIARIAGETAPLLFTALSNQFWSTDMMQPIANLPVTIFKFAMSPFAEWQQLAWAGVLIITLCVLLLNILARVIFAKSKHG, from the coding sequence ATGGCAACGCTTGAAATGCAAACCAGCGCAGAACTGGCGGAATCACGCCGCAAAATGCAGGCTAAGCGCCGGATGAAAAACCGCATCGCGCTGACGCTCTCTATGGCGACGATGGCGTTTGGTTTGTTCTGGCTCGTCTGGATCCTGATGTCCACCATTACCCGCGGTATCGACGGGATGTCACTGGCGCTGTTCACCGAAATGACGCCGCCGCCGAACACGGCGGGTGGCGGTCTGGCGAACGCCCTGGCAGGCAGTGGTCTGTTGATCCTCTGGGCAACCGTGTTTGGTACGCCGCTGGGCATCATGGCCGGGATTTATCTGGCGGAATATGGCCGCAAATCCTGGCTGGCGGAAGTGATTCGCTTCATCAATGACATTCTGCTTTCCGCCCCGTCTATCGTGGTTGGTCTGTTCGTGTACACCATCGTGGTGGCGCAGATGGAGCACTTCTCCGGCTGGGCGGGCGTGATTGCGCTGGCGCTGCTGCAGGTGCCTATTGTGATTCGAACCACCGAGAACATGTTGAAGCTGGTGCCAGACAGTCTGCGTGAAGCGGCTTATGCGCTGGGGACGCCGAAGTGGAAAATGATCTCCGCGATTACGCTGAAAGCGTCGGTCTCCGGGATCATGACCGGTATCCTGCTGGCGATTGCGCGTATCGCGGGTGAAACCGCTCCGCTGCTGTTTACCGCGCTCTCCAATCAGTTCTGGAGTACCGACATGATGCAGCCGATCGCCAACCTGCCGGTCACCATCTTTAAATTTGCGATGAGCCCGTTTGCGGAATGGCAGCAACTGGCGTGGGCCGGGGTGCTGATTATCACGCTGTGCGTATTGCTGCTGAACATTCTGGCGCGCGTTATTTTCGCCAAGAGTAAACACGGTTAA